From the Manihot esculenta cultivar AM560-2 chromosome 3, M.esculenta_v8, whole genome shotgun sequence genome, one window contains:
- the LOC110610727 gene encoding proteasome subunit beta type-2-A → MECVFGLIGNGFAIVAADTSAVHSILVHKSNEDKIMVLDSYKLIAASGEPGDRVQFTEYIQKNVALYQFRNGIPLTTAAAANFTRGELAAALRKNPYSVNFLLAGYDKETGPSLYYIDYIATLHKVEKGAFGYGSYFCLSMMDRHFHSGMSVEEAIDLVDKCIMEIRSRLVVAPPNFVIKIVDKDGAREYAWRESVREALAA, encoded by the exons CGGCTGATACATCGGCCGTTCACAGCATTCTCGTACACAAGTCCAACGAGGACAAGATCATGGTCCTTGACTCCTACAAGCTCATAGCTGCGAGCGGCGAGCCCGGCGACAG AGTTCAATTTACGGAATACATACAGAAGAACGTGGCTTTGTATCAGTTTCGTAATGGAATTCCTTTGACCACTGCAGCTGCTGCTAACTTTACACGAGGGGAGCTCGCTGCTGCTTTGAGAAAG AACCCATATTCTGTGAACTTTCTTTTGGCTGGCTATGACAAAGAGACTGGTCCTTCTCTCTATTACATTGACTATATTGCTACCCTTCACAAGGTTGAAAAGGGAGCTTTTGGGTATGGATCTTATTTTTGCCTGTCCATGATGGACAGACACTTTCACAGTGGCATGTCAGTGGAAGAAGCAATTGATTTGGTTGATAAGTGCATAATGGAGATCCGATCCAGGTTGGTTGTGGCACCACCAAACTTTGTGATCAAGATTGTTGACAAGGATGGAGCAAGGGAGTATGCTTGGCGTGAATCTGTGAGGGAAGCTCTAGCGGCCTAG